The Chitinophaga pinensis DSM 2588 region CAATGGCGCCGTACCGATCATTGCGGTAGGTGGTATCTTCACCGCTGCTGACGCCCAGGAAAAACTGGATGCCGGCGCCTCGCTGGTACAGGTCTATACAGGCTTCGTATATGAAGGCCCGGCGATCGTTAAGAAGATATGTGAAGGATTACGTTAATAATCCTGCTGATAAATAATATAGCGAAGGGTGTCCGCCACATGGCAGACACCCTTCGCTTTTATCCCGCTATCCAGAAACTGAAAACACTACTAATATCCCTGAAATCATCACCATTATTCCTTCCGCTATCTGACTGACCTTTGACCTGTAAATATCAATAACATGAAGACACCAGATATACAGGCAGCACCACTGAGTGCTGAAGAAATAACAGCTATAAAAGTATTTTACGGCGCCTGGAAAGAACAACAACCGGATTTACTGGATACCGTCTGCACACCGGACTGGCAGGATATCCCGCTGGCTCCCGGACAGGCACACGGTCCACAGGGCTTGAAAGATATCATCCGCAGCTTTGTCGGCAGCTTTCCTGATATAGAGATCGTCATTCATGAAATCATGGGTGTACACGAACGGGCGGCAGTAAGAGCAGCGATTACTTTCACACACGATAAAGCGGTATTAGGTATTCCACCAACCAACAAGAAAGTGAGCATTCCCTTACATGAATTCCATTACCTGAAAGATGGTAAACTCACACATACCTGGCATATGGAAGACTGGTTCGGCTTACTTGTACAGAGCGGCGCATGGACTGCGGAAGGGCTGTAGCAACAAACGGTTTATTGACACAAAGGGCTGTCACACTTTTGGTGGACAGCCCTTTGTATTAGCTGATCGCTTTGCTACTGTGCCAGTATATCGATATCTGCAATCTTTGCAGGAAACCATACATTCATCTCCCCTTCTCCACGGTTTGCCCAGGCATAATAAGGGATCAGTGTAATTTGTCTGGACGTTGTATTCACCTGCTGTTGCTGCACATCTACATTGACGCTTTTACCTTCTCCTTTCAACACAACGATACCATTCAACAGATCTTTCCTTTCTTCCGGCTGTAATGTCGCAGGAAGTATAAGATTGCTGGTGCGGCCATTATTGTCTTTCCACTCAGCGCAATACATCAGTGGTCCGCGCTGAATAGCTACCTTTCCTATATCATCCTTGATCTTGTTATCTGCCAGTACCTCATGCGTATCCATTGGCAACTGCATTTCAACAACATCTTTTTTATTCCATTTTCTTTTGATCACGGCATATCCCTGTTCCAGCTGGTAATCAACCGGCTGACCATTTACTTTGATCACCACCTTGTGTTGATCCTGGTCCCGGAAGTGATACAATCCGCCAGGAATCGCTTCCTGTCTGGCCCATCCCGGCACACGCAGTTTTAACGTAAATTCAGTTGCTGCTGCCGGTTCAATATTAAAACGCAGATCACCATTCCATGGATAATTGTTGGTCTGCACGATCTTCACTTTCTGCTTTTCTACCTGGATATTAGCCGTGCTGCTGATAAACAGATTCACATATACATCCCTGGCTTTCTGTGCATAGATATAACCGGGTAATGAAGGTAGAAAACGTGCCATATTAGTAGGACAACAGGAACATTCAAACCATCCGGAACGGCCTGGTTCCATACTGTGATGATGCACACCATTTCTGATCTGCATCGCATTCGTATAGAAGAAGGACTTGCCATCCAGTCCGACGCCGGATATCAATCCGTTATACAACACTTTCTCCAGCATATCCACATATTTCGCATCCCCGTGTAACTGGAACATACGTACATTCCAGAAAGCATTTCCTATCGCTGCACAGGTTTCGTTATAAGCAGTAGCATTGGGGAGTTCATAATTCTCGCCGAAACGTTCTCCATCAGGAATGGCGCCGATGCCGCCCTGTACGTAGATCTTCTTTGTGGCCATATTATCCCATATCCTGTCAATCGCGTGCAGATAAGCAGTGTCTCCGTCCAGCGCAGCAATATCCGCCATAGCGGCATAGAGATACATGGCTCTTACGGCATGGCCTACGGCTTCAGATTGATTGACAACCGGCTCCTGGTCCTGCCAGTATTTGCCGTTCTCCCACTGATTCCTGCTCTTTGGATTGTACTGACGTTTACCTCTTTCATCGATAAAGAACCTGGCTAGTTGCAGGTATTCCTTTTTACCGGTAATACGATATAAACGCACCAGCCCCATTTCTACCACTTCATGTCCGGGCGCTACACCACGTTTCCCGGGGCCGAATGTCAATACCAGCAGATCGGCATTCTTCAAAGCAACATCCAGGAAATTACGTTTACCGGTAGCCAGGTAATGTGCACTGGCCGCTTCAAACATATGCCCCGAGTTATACAGCTCATGACTCAGTTCATGTTCTCTCACCCAACGTTCCGGACCGGCCCAGTCGTGCGGGTGCGCGGGATCTATTGTACGGGCAGTGTACAGATAGCCGTCTGGCTCCTGCGCTTTTGCCACGATCGTAATCAGTGAATCCACATAGGCATCCATCTTTTTATCAGGCGTCACTGCCATGGAATAGGCAGCTCCTTCAATGGTTTTATAAATATCCGTATCATCGAAAGGATA contains the following coding sequences:
- a CDS encoding ester cyclase; this translates as MKTPDIQAAPLSAEEITAIKVFYGAWKEQQPDLLDTVCTPDWQDIPLAPGQAHGPQGLKDIIRSFVGSFPDIEIVIHEIMGVHERAAVRAAITFTHDKAVLGIPPTNKKVSIPLHEFHYLKDGKLTHTWHMEDWFGLLVQSGAWTAEGL
- a CDS encoding glycoside hydrolase family 127 protein is translated as MKKQLLTLALLYTLPLCAQQADYPVRGVDITAVKLTDSFWLPRIRVNHTVTIPASFARCESTGRVKNFEMAAAKEGKFCTKYPFDDTDIYKTIEGAAYSMAVTPDKKMDAYVDSLITIVAKAQEPDGYLYTARTIDPAHPHDWAGPERWVREHELSHELYNSGHMFEAASAHYLATGKRNFLDVALKNADLLVLTFGPGKRGVAPGHEVVEMGLVRLYRITGKKEYLQLARFFIDERGKRQYNPKSRNQWENGKYWQDQEPVVNQSEAVGHAVRAMYLYAAMADIAALDGDTAYLHAIDRIWDNMATKKIYVQGGIGAIPDGERFGENYELPNATAYNETCAAIGNAFWNVRMFQLHGDAKYVDMLEKVLYNGLISGVGLDGKSFFYTNAMQIRNGVHHHSMEPGRSGWFECSCCPTNMARFLPSLPGYIYAQKARDVYVNLFISSTANIQVEKQKVKIVQTNNYPWNGDLRFNIEPAAATEFTLKLRVPGWARQEAIPGGLYHFRDQDQHKVVIKVNGQPVDYQLEQGYAVIKRKWNKKDVVEMQLPMDTHEVLADNKIKDDIGKVAIQRGPLMYCAEWKDNNGRTSNLILPATLQPEERKDLLNGIVVLKGEGKSVNVDVQQQQVNTTSRQITLIPYYAWANRGEGEMNVWFPAKIADIDILAQ